Proteins encoded together in one Candidatus Sulfotelmatobacter sp. window:
- a CDS encoding YtxH domain-containing protein produces MRTGRYESSEGSNIGTAITFLFIGLGAGALVGLLLAPKTGRQLRRDLKRGYEDARDTFDEWTDEAKERVRDVGDRVRDVASRGADLADDLRDKVEPLRRAINRS; encoded by the coding sequence ATGCGAACCGGAAGGTATGAATCGTCAGAAGGCAGCAACATTGGCACGGCTATCACATTCTTGTTCATTGGACTGGGCGCGGGAGCGCTTGTCGGACTCCTGCTCGCTCCCAAAACCGGAAGGCAGCTTCGGCGCGACCTGAAACGCGGATACGAAGACGCACGGGACACGTTCGACGAATGGACCGACGAAGCCAAAGAGCGGGTGCGCGACGTTGGCGACCGCGTACGCGACGTGGCCAGCCGCGGCGCCGATCTCGCCGACGATCTGCGCGACAAGGTCGAACCCCTGCGCCGCGCCATCAACCGCAGCTAA
- a CDS encoding AMIN domain-containing protein yields MATLLAAELNAQTFGPPPTVTSVRIVHERGAPAVEILSSGGPVIPEVQMIDSPPRLVIDLSNSRLGPAMQKRVAIHKGNILAIRIDQFQQKPPVTRIVLDLLEPYGYTWDGAGPRLMVRLKPAGEMSAGQKLRVEPPTVSGLSVSGISAKAVPTVVPVTGGSGAMVVPGSRIGSGSSVTAGSETAVLRVTGGGEVRICPGTTVSVTPSQSKRDLMFGLSTGAIEAHYSLHASADAVLTPDFRILFAGPGEFHFAVSADAHGTTCVRALKGNTSSAIVSELMGDRIYQVKPAEQAVFHSGQIDKVDGDVPLECGCPAPSPVMRAQAAYAPNVPESELPEKVRVGGNETPVPPGRVAAGPGDSANGGLSGSSVSASASGSRLSSGPETAPLPPSRADEVHVQVDAPLVFNAKNRAAVAPAPVQAAQDLPTEDSPARQAHLDMVVRMPPEKSDHRGFFRRVGGFFGTLFK; encoded by the coding sequence GTGGCGACGCTGCTTGCGGCCGAGCTTAATGCTCAGACTTTCGGGCCGCCGCCGACTGTGACCAGCGTTCGCATCGTGCACGAGCGCGGCGCTCCGGCGGTGGAGATTCTTTCCAGCGGCGGTCCGGTGATTCCCGAGGTGCAGATGATCGATTCGCCGCCGCGGCTGGTGATCGATCTGTCTAACTCGCGGTTGGGGCCTGCGATGCAAAAGCGCGTCGCCATTCACAAGGGGAACATCCTCGCGATTCGCATCGATCAATTTCAGCAGAAGCCGCCGGTCACCCGTATTGTTCTCGATCTGCTCGAGCCTTATGGCTATACCTGGGATGGCGCGGGCCCTCGGTTGATGGTTCGGCTGAAACCAGCCGGCGAAATGAGTGCCGGGCAGAAACTGCGCGTGGAACCGCCGACGGTTTCTGGATTATCGGTTTCTGGAATATCGGCGAAGGCTGTTCCTACTGTGGTACCGGTGACTGGCGGATCGGGGGCGATGGTGGTTCCGGGCAGCCGCATCGGTTCGGGATCGTCGGTGACCGCGGGTTCAGAAACGGCGGTGCTGCGGGTTACCGGCGGAGGGGAAGTTCGCATCTGCCCCGGCACCACGGTTTCCGTGACGCCCTCGCAGAGCAAGCGTGACCTGATGTTCGGCCTGAGCACGGGCGCGATCGAGGCGCACTATTCGCTGCATGCGTCGGCAGACGCAGTGCTCACGCCGGACTTCCGCATTCTGTTTGCGGGGCCGGGAGAATTCCATTTTGCCGTCAGCGCCGACGCTCACGGAACAACATGCGTGCGCGCGCTGAAGGGGAATACCTCATCTGCGATCGTCTCTGAGTTGATGGGCGACCGGATTTATCAGGTTAAGCCGGCCGAACAGGCGGTGTTTCATTCCGGACAGATCGATAAGGTAGATGGCGACGTTCCATTGGAGTGCGGGTGCCCGGCGCCGTCGCCGGTGATGCGGGCGCAGGCTGCGTATGCGCCGAATGTGCCGGAGTCGGAATTGCCGGAGAAAGTGCGGGTCGGAGGTAATGAGACGCCGGTTCCGCCTGGTCGGGTCGCGGCGGGACCGGGGGACTCCGCAAATGGAGGTTTGAGCGGGAGTTCGGTGAGCGCGTCGGCTTCGGGTTCGAGACTGTCCAGCGGACCCGAGACGGCCCCGCTGCCGCCATCACGGGCCGATGAAGTGCACGTGCAGGTGGATGCGCCGCTGGTATTCAACGCGAAGAACCGCGCTGCCGTGGCGCCCGCGCCGGTGCAGGCCGCGCAGGATTTGCCGACGGAGGATTCGCCGGCGCGGCAGGCTCATCTCGACATGGTGGTGCGGATGCCGCCAGAGAAGTCTGACCACCGCGGATTCTTTCGCCGGGTCGGGGGATTCTTCGGAACGTTGTTCAAGTAA
- a CDS encoding PilZ domain-containing protein, which yields MAEPQLEKRGARRFALRVPVTVDHENAKGSAELRDVSARGISFYLESAVSQGSAIGFTLTLPPEITLTESIRVQCKGRVVRVENGRPDGRLAVAAVIEEYEFLPEA from the coding sequence ATGGCCGAGCCCCAGTTGGAGAAGAGGGGTGCGCGACGATTTGCGCTGCGCGTACCGGTTACCGTCGATCACGAGAACGCCAAAGGATCTGCGGAGTTGCGCGATGTGAGCGCTCGCGGCATCAGCTTTTATCTGGAGTCGGCGGTGAGTCAGGGGTCGGCGATTGGTTTTACGCTGACGCTGCCGCCGGAGATCACCCTCACCGAAAGCATTCGCGTACAGTGCAAAGGGCGTGTCGTACGAGTCGAAAATGGGCGACCCGACGGCAGACTCGCGGTGGCCGCCGTGATTGAGGAATACGAATTTCTGCCGGAAGCGTAG